One region of Oculatellaceae cyanobacterium genomic DNA includes:
- a CDS encoding type II CAAX endopeptidase family protein: MANNLPENPEIEPLTRTQILIAMGVTAVVLLVITKVWLHFSSMSLLPVRWTYLEIFLGLALGLAITGASAVVYRLWPHYQRSADFYLELVLKPLILPDLIWLGLLPGLSEELLFRGLMLPTLGLDVVGVVLSSICFGVLHLSGRQQWPYVVWATIVGLLFGFSAVATHNLLVPIVAHIVTNLISSYFWKLGHYKKGMI, encoded by the coding sequence TTGGCAAATAATCTTCCTGAAAACCCGGAAATTGAACCTCTAACTCGCACCCAAATTTTGATCGCAATGGGTGTGACGGCTGTGGTGTTGCTAGTAATTACCAAGGTGTGGTTACACTTTAGCTCTATGTCATTGCTACCTGTCCGCTGGACATATCTGGAGATCTTTTTAGGGTTAGCTCTTGGTTTAGCAATAACAGGAGCGAGTGCGGTTGTCTATCGTCTATGGCCTCATTACCAACGTAGTGCGGACTTCTACTTAGAATTGGTACTCAAACCCTTAATTTTGCCTGATTTAATTTGGTTAGGGTTGCTACCTGGCTTAAGTGAGGAATTGTTATTTCGGGGGTTAATGTTACCCACGCTAGGTTTAGACGTTGTTGGGGTTGTGTTGTCAAGTATTTGTTTTGGTGTTTTACATCTCAGTGGACGACAACAATGGCCTTATGTTGTTTGGGCAACAATTGTTGGGCTGTTGTTTGGATTTAGTGCTGTAGCTACTCATAATTTATTGGTTCCGATAGTAGCTCACATAGTTACAAATTTGATTTCTAGTTATTTTTGGAAGCTGGGACACTATAAAAAAGGCATGATTTAG
- a CDS encoding DUF3326 domain-containing protein, which yields MNQRPYTVVLIVPTGVGASIGGYAGDALPVAKAIASGCDRLITHPNVLNGASLYWNLPNGFYVEGYALDQFAANYWGLRPVRSNRVGLILDRGIEPDLRVRHLQAADAARATLGLNLTDYIVTDQPLGVELRIADSGASWGTIQNPDSLLRAAEVLIHQEKADAIAVVARFPDDSSSEILQNYRHGQGVDPLAGAEAVISHLVVRTFQIPCAHAPALLPLPLDPDISPRSAAEELGYTFLPCVLVGLSRAPQFITQKQERPHQEDIWADQVDAVVIPATACGGSAILSFSQLPIKIIAVEENHTQMQVSPEKLGIKALQVNSYLEALGVLVADRAGININALSPNISSLSGLSQTIGK from the coding sequence GTGAATCAACGTCCTTATACTGTTGTATTAATTGTCCCAACTGGTGTGGGAGCGTCCATAGGTGGCTATGCAGGTGACGCTCTACCAGTAGCAAAAGCGATCGCCTCTGGCTGCGATCGCTTGATTACTCACCCTAATGTTCTCAACGGTGCTTCTCTCTATTGGAATTTACCCAATGGTTTTTATGTGGAGGGATACGCACTTGACCAATTTGCTGCTAATTACTGGGGTTTACGACCTGTACGCAGTAATCGAGTAGGTTTAATTCTTGACCGCGGAATTGAACCGGATTTAAGAGTGCGACACTTACAAGCGGCTGATGCTGCTAGAGCCACACTGGGCTTAAATTTAACTGACTATATAGTTACAGATCAGCCTTTAGGAGTTGAACTACGAATAGCTGATTCTGGAGCTAGTTGGGGGACAATTCAAAATCCTGATAGTTTATTGCGGGCTGCTGAAGTGTTGATCCACCAGGAAAAGGCGGATGCGATCGCGGTCGTTGCCCGTTTTCCTGACGACTCTAGTAGTGAAATCTTACAAAATTATCGACATGGGCAGGGGGTAGACCCCTTGGCTGGAGCCGAAGCTGTTATTAGCCACTTAGTTGTGCGTACCTTTCAAATCCCCTGCGCCCACGCCCCAGCGCTTTTACCCTTACCCCTAGATCCAGATATATCTCCGCGTTCAGCCGCTGAAGAGTTAGGTTATACATTTTTACCTTGTGTATTAGTCGGACTAAGCCGCGCACCTCAGTTTATTACCCAAAAACAAGAGCGACCTCACCAAGAAGATATTTGGGCAGATCAAGTTGATGCTGTGGTGATACCCGCAACAGCTTGTGGCGGGAGCGCTATTTTGAGTTTTAGCCAGCTACCTATAAAAATTATTGCTGTGGAGGAAAATCATACCCAAATGCAAGTTTCTCCAGAAAAGTTAGGGATTAAAGCATTACAGGTAAACTCATATTTAGAGGCACTGGGTGTTTTAGTTGCTGATCGAGCAGGCATCAATATTAACGCCCTGAGTCCAAATATCTCGTCCCTAAGTGGCTTATCTCAAACCATTGGCAAATAA
- a CDS encoding 2Fe-2S iron-sulfur cluster-binding protein, which produces MYTVQIEHQGNTHTLQVPEDKLILRAASAAGLDLPSSCNAGVCTTCAGRIVEGKVDQADGMGVSLELQEKGYVLLCVAYPRSNLKIESEKEDELYELQFGQFQK; this is translated from the coding sequence ATGTATACTGTTCAAATCGAACATCAAGGAAACACACATACGCTCCAAGTTCCAGAGGATAAATTAATTCTCCGGGCTGCATCTGCTGCGGGATTAGATTTACCAAGTTCCTGCAATGCAGGTGTTTGTACTACCTGTGCTGGTCGGATTGTGGAAGGAAAGGTGGATCAAGCTGATGGTATGGGCGTTAGTCTAGAACTTCAGGAAAAAGGGTATGTTTTGCTATGTGTTGCTTATCCTCGCTCTAATTTGAAAATTGAAAGCGAAAAAGAAGACGAATTGTACGAGCTGCAGTTTGGACAGTTCCAGAAGTAA
- a CDS encoding F0F1 ATP synthase subunit gamma, translating into MANLKSIRDRIQSVKNTQKITEAMRLVAAAKVRRAQQQVIATRPFADRLAQVLYGLQNRLRFEDVTLPLLRQREVRTVGLVVVTGDRGLCGGYNSNVIRRAENRAKELKAEGLDYKYVLIGRKAIQYFQRRNQPIDATYTGLEQIPTAAEASKVADELLSLFLSESVDRVELVYTKFVSLISSRPVIQTLLPLTSQGLETQDDEIFRLTTRGGNFEVSREKVATPTRTFPRDMIFEQDPVQILDALLPLYLNNQLLRALQESAASELAARMTAMNNASDNASDLISSLTLSYNKARQAAITQEILEVVGGAQALQG; encoded by the coding sequence ATGGCTAATCTCAAAAGTATTCGCGATCGCATTCAGTCGGTCAAAAATACCCAAAAAATTACTGAAGCAATGCGTCTTGTGGCAGCAGCTAAGGTGCGTCGCGCACAGCAACAAGTAATTGCTACTCGCCCGTTTGCCGATAGACTCGCTCAGGTTCTATACGGCTTACAAAATCGTCTGAGGTTTGAAGATGTAACTCTACCTCTGCTCAGACAACGAGAAGTTCGTACAGTTGGTTTAGTTGTAGTTACAGGCGATCGCGGTCTTTGTGGCGGTTATAACTCCAATGTTATCCGTCGTGCTGAAAATCGCGCAAAGGAACTCAAAGCAGAAGGCTTGGATTATAAATATGTGCTGATAGGACGTAAAGCTATCCAGTATTTCCAACGCCGTAACCAGCCAATTGATGCTACTTACACTGGTTTAGAGCAAATTCCAACAGCAGCAGAAGCATCCAAAGTTGCTGATGAATTGCTTTCTTTATTCCTTTCCGAGAGTGTAGATCGGGTTGAACTTGTTTATACCAAGTTTGTTTCTTTAATTAGCTCTCGTCCAGTAATTCAAACCTTGCTACCTTTAACGTCGCAAGGACTAGAAACACAGGATGATGAGATTTTCCGCCTTACTACCCGTGGCGGTAATTTTGAAGTATCGCGGGAGAAAGTAGCTACCCCAACCCGTACCTTCCCTCGTGACATGATTTTTGAGCAAGATCCGGTGCAAATTCTTGATGCTTTGTTACCACTGTACTTGAATAATCAGTTACTACGGGCATTACAAGAATCTGCGGCTAGTGAATTGGCTGCGCGGATGACTGCAATGAACAACGCCAGCGACAACGCCAGCGACTTGATTAGCAGCTTAACTTTGTCTTACAACAAAGCAAGACAAGCTGCAATTACTCAGGAAATTCTGGAAGTTGTAGGCGGCGCTCAGGCTTTACAAGGTTAA
- the atpA gene encoding F0F1 ATP synthase subunit alpha produces the protein MISIRPDEISNIIRQQIEQYDQDVKVANVGTVLQVGDGIARIYGLDKVMSGELVEFEDGSVGIALNLEEDNVGAVLMSDGRNIQEGSSVKATGKIAQVPVGDAMIGRVVDSLARPIDGKGDIQTTEARLIESPAPGIIQRRSVYEPMQTGITAIDAMIPIGRGQRELIIGDRQTGKTSVAVDTILNQKEENVICVYVAIGQKASTVAQVVGVLQERGAMDYTIVVAANANDPATLQYLAPYTGATLAEYFMYQGKHTLVIYDDLSKQAQAYRQMSLLLRRPPGREAYPGDVFYIHSRLLERAAKLSNDLGEGSMTALPIIETQAGDVSAYIPTNVISITDGQIFLSSDLFNSGLRPAINAGISVSRVGSAAQTKAMKKVAGKLKLELAQFDDLQAFAQFASDLDQATQNQLSRGQRLREILKQSQFSPLSVAEQVAVVYAGLNGYLDDIPVEKVAPFAQGLRDYLKTSKQQYVDILRSSKQLTDEAESLLKEAIAEYKKTFLVSA, from the coding sequence ATGATTAGTATCAGACCCGACGAAATTAGCAACATTATTCGGCAGCAAATCGAACAATATGACCAAGATGTAAAGGTCGCTAATGTTGGTACTGTCCTACAAGTAGGTGATGGTATCGCTCGGATTTATGGCTTAGATAAGGTCATGTCTGGCGAACTTGTAGAGTTTGAAGACGGTAGTGTTGGCATCGCGCTGAACTTGGAAGAAGACAATGTGGGCGCGGTATTGATGAGCGATGGTCGCAATATTCAAGAAGGTAGTTCTGTTAAAGCGACTGGCAAAATTGCTCAAGTTCCTGTAGGGGACGCAATGATTGGTCGGGTTGTAGATTCACTTGCCCGTCCAATTGATGGTAAAGGCGACATTCAGACCACTGAAGCACGCCTGATTGAATCTCCTGCTCCTGGCATTATTCAACGCCGCTCTGTATATGAGCCAATGCAAACAGGAATCACTGCTATTGACGCGATGATTCCAATTGGTCGTGGTCAGCGCGAGTTAATTATTGGTGACAGACAAACTGGTAAAACTTCTGTGGCGGTTGATACAATTCTCAACCAAAAAGAAGAAAATGTTATCTGTGTTTACGTTGCGATCGGTCAAAAAGCTTCTACCGTTGCTCAGGTAGTCGGTGTTCTGCAAGAGCGGGGCGCAATGGACTACACCATCGTAGTTGCAGCTAACGCTAACGACCCAGCAACATTACAATATCTGGCTCCATACACAGGTGCAACCTTAGCCGAGTACTTTATGTATCAAGGCAAGCACACCCTGGTAATTTATGATGACCTCTCCAAGCAAGCACAAGCTTATCGCCAAATGTCCTTGCTGCTACGTCGTCCACCAGGACGGGAAGCGTACCCTGGAGATGTTTTCTACATTCACTCCCGCTTGCTGGAACGCGCAGCTAAGTTAAGTAACGATTTGGGTGAAGGCAGTATGACTGCTCTGCCTATTATCGAAACTCAAGCAGGTGACGTATCTGCTTACATTCCCACTAACGTAATTTCAATTACAGACGGTCAGATCTTCTTATCTTCTGACTTGTTCAACTCTGGTTTACGTCCAGCTATTAACGCGGGTATTTCGGTGTCCCGTGTGGGTTCTGCGGCTCAAACCAAGGCAATGAAGAAAGTTGCTGGTAAGTTGAAGTTGGAATTGGCTCAGTTTGATGATTTGCAAGCTTTTGCTCAGTTTGCTTCTGATTTAGACCAAGCTACCCAAAATCAATTATCGCGTGGTCAACGTTTACGTGAAATCTTGAAGCAGTCTCAGTTCTCCCCACTATCTGTTGCTGAACAGGTGGCTGTTGTGTATGCAGGTTTGAATGGTTATTTAGATGATATTCCTGTAGAAAAAGTAGCTCCTTTTGCTCAAGGTTTGCGGGATTACTTGAAGACCAGCAAGCAGCAGTACGTTGACATTCTTCGTAGCAGCAAGCAGCTAACTGATGAAGCAGAAAGTCTTCTTAAGGAAGCGATCGCAGAATACAAGAAAACATTCTTGGTATCTGCCTAG
- the atpH gene encoding ATP synthase F1 subunit delta, with amino-acid sequence MKGSLLTAEVLEPYAEALMSLAQSQNLVEQFGDNVATLLSLLEGSEELQQFLGNPIFDAEKKKAVLRQLVGEQVHPYMMNFLLILVDRRRILFLEGICKKFQEQLRKLNQTVLAEVTSAVPLSESQQQTVREKVLAMTSAREVELDNKLDPDLIGGVIIKVGSQVIDASLRGQLRRIGLQLSSAT; translated from the coding sequence ATGAAAGGTAGTTTACTAACCGCCGAAGTCCTAGAACCGTATGCTGAGGCACTGATGTCTTTGGCTCAGTCGCAGAATCTCGTTGAGCAGTTTGGTGACAATGTTGCCACATTGTTAAGTTTGCTAGAAGGTTCTGAAGAGTTACAGCAATTTTTGGGTAATCCCATATTTGATGCTGAGAAGAAAAAAGCTGTTCTACGACAATTGGTAGGCGAACAAGTTCACCCCTACATGATGAACTTCTTGCTAATCCTAGTTGATCGTCGTCGCATTCTGTTCTTGGAAGGTATTTGTAAGAAATTTCAAGAACAGCTACGGAAGCTAAATCAAACTGTACTTGCTGAAGTAACTTCGGCTGTACCTTTAAGCGAATCCCAGCAACAAACAGTTCGTGAAAAAGTACTGGCAATGACCAGTGCTAGAGAAGTTGAACTAGATAACAAACTAGATCCTGATTTGATTGGTGGTGTCATCATAAAAGTAGGGTCACAGGTGATTGACGCGAGTTTGCGCGGGCAACTTCGTCGCATTGGTCTTCAACTTAGCAGTGCTACATAG
- a CDS encoding F0F1 ATP synthase subunit B, with the protein MGTFWLLAEVAHSASSELAEAEGHGGFGLNFDILEANLINLTILIGVLFYFGRKVVGNILSERRANIETAIREAEKRQKEAAAALSEAQQQLSQGQAEAERIRKAAEENAEKAREAILAKVAQDIERLQETAAQDVDSERDRAIAQLRQQVAAMAMQKVESQIGSYLNDSAQNQLIDRSIAMLGGGS; encoded by the coding sequence ATGGGGACTTTTTGGTTACTAGCAGAGGTGGCCCACTCAGCTAGTTCTGAATTAGCTGAGGCAGAGGGTCATGGTGGTTTCGGTCTGAATTTCGATATTTTAGAAGCGAACCTAATTAACCTGACAATTTTAATTGGGGTACTGTTTTACTTTGGACGGAAGGTTGTAGGTAACATCCTGAGTGAACGTCGCGCCAATATTGAAACTGCTATTAGAGAAGCAGAAAAGCGTCAAAAAGAAGCTGCGGCTGCACTCTCGGAAGCACAACAACAGCTAAGTCAAGGTCAAGCTGAGGCAGAACGTATCCGCAAGGCTGCTGAGGAAAATGCCGAAAAAGCTAGAGAGGCGATTTTGGCTAAAGTAGCACAGGATATTGAACGCTTGCAAGAAACAGCCGCCCAGGATGTTGACTCTGAAAGAGATCGTGCGATCGCTCAATTGCGCCAACAAGTCGCAGCAATGGCTATGCAGAAAGTAGAGTCGCAAATCGGTTCATACTTAAATGACTCTGCTCAAAACCAATTAATTGACCGTAGCATTGCCATGCTAGGAGGTGGATCATGA
- a CDS encoding F0F1 ATP synthase subunit B' yields MFDFDATLPLMAVQFLLLAAMLNVVFYKPLTKALDERDEYIRNNELGAKERLAKAEKLAREYEQQLGDTRRQSQALIANAQSEAQKIAAQKIGEAQQEAVAKREQAAREIEQQKQEALQSLEQQVDALSRQILEKILGPQLVNK; encoded by the coding sequence ATGTTTGATTTTGATGCAACTTTACCCTTAATGGCAGTGCAGTTCCTATTATTAGCAGCAATGTTAAATGTGGTTTTTTATAAGCCACTAACAAAGGCGCTTGATGAACGGGACGAGTACATCCGTAACAATGAACTGGGCGCTAAAGAACGTTTAGCTAAAGCTGAGAAATTAGCAAGAGAGTACGAGCAACAGTTAGGAGATACCCGCAGGCAATCTCAAGCATTGATTGCAAATGCTCAAAGTGAAGCTCAGAAAATAGCTGCACAGAAAATTGGTGAAGCACAGCAGGAAGCTGTTGCTAAACGCGAACAAGCGGCTAGAGAGATTGAACAGCAAAAGCAAGAAGCTTTGCAATCTCTGGAGCAACAAGTGGATGCCCTCAGTCGCCAGATTTTGGAGAAAATTTTAGGGCCTCAATTAGTTAATAAATAG
- the atpE gene encoding ATP synthase F0 subunit C: protein MDPLVQAASVLAAALAIGLAAIGPGIGQGNAAGQAVEGIARQPEAEGKIRGTLLLTLAFMESLTIYGLVIALVLLFANPFA from the coding sequence ATGGATCCATTGGTTCAAGCTGCTTCGGTTCTGGCTGCTGCTCTAGCTATTGGTTTAGCTGCAATTGGCCCTGGTATCGGTCAAGGTAACGCTGCTGGTCAAGCAGTTGAAGGTATCGCTCGTCAGCCTGAAGCAGAAGGCAAAATTCGCGGTACTCTGCTCTTAACCTTGGCATTCATGGAATCCCTAACAATTTACGGTCTCGTAATTGCTCTAGTTCTATTGTTTGCTAACCCATTCGCATAA
- the atpB gene encoding F0F1 ATP synthase subunit A yields MIGFLDVFSSLSLAKLEVGHHLYWQIGNLKIHGQVFLTSWFVIGLLLVASLAATRNIQRIPQGIQNLMEYALEFIRDLARNQLGEKEYRPWVPFIGTLFLFIFLSNWSGALVPWKLIHLPEGELAAPTNDINTTVALALLTSLAYFYAGFSKRGLGYFKKYIEPTPILLPIAILEDFTKPLSLSFRLFGNILADELVVAVLVLLVPLFVPLPVMALGLFTSAIQALVFATLAAAYIHEAMEGHGDEGHEEH; encoded by the coding sequence ATGATCGGTTTTCTGGACGTTTTTAGTTCACTAAGTCTTGCCAAACTGGAAGTCGGTCATCACCTCTACTGGCAGATAGGCAATCTCAAAATTCACGGGCAGGTTTTTCTGACATCCTGGTTTGTGATTGGTCTTCTGTTAGTTGCCTCACTAGCTGCAACTCGTAACATCCAAAGAATTCCTCAAGGAATCCAAAACTTGATGGAATACGCTTTGGAGTTTATTAGAGATCTGGCAAGAAACCAGCTTGGTGAGAAAGAATACCGTCCTTGGGTGCCTTTTATTGGCACATTGTTTTTGTTTATATTCTTGTCAAATTGGTCAGGTGCTTTAGTTCCTTGGAAGTTAATCCATCTTCCAGAAGGTGAACTAGCTGCTCCCACTAACGACATTAATACAACAGTGGCATTAGCCTTGCTAACTTCCTTAGCGTACTTCTATGCAGGTTTTAGCAAGAGGGGTTTAGGATACTTTAAAAAGTACATCGAGCCAACGCCGATCCTATTACCAATTGCCATTTTAGAAGATTTCACTAAGCCTCTTTCCCTAAGCTTCCGTTTATTTGGAAACATTTTGGCGGATGAACTGGTGGTTGCAGTGTTAGTGCTACTGGTTCCTTTGTTTGTTCCTCTGCCAGTAATGGCTTTAGGATTATTTACGAGTGCCATTCAAGCCCTAGTTTTTGCCACCTTAGCTGCTGCATATATTCACGAAGCTATGGAAGGGCATGGTGATGAAGGGCATGAGGAGCATTAA
- a CDS encoding ATP synthase subunit I, translating to MNLSDESPETTPVEGGVIPPESASKRSDSMQEYYQLQQELLLSTFVLTGIIFFSVWIFYSLNIALNYLIGACACVVYLRMLAKDVEQLGAEKSRLNKNRFAIFIGLIIVATQWNQLQVLPIFLGFLTYKAAIIVYMLRIIFRPDSR from the coding sequence GTGAATTTGTCAGACGAATCACCTGAAACCACACCTGTAGAGGGGGGAGTTATTCCACCTGAATCAGCGTCAAAACGCTCTGATTCCATGCAAGAGTACTACCAACTACAACAAGAATTGTTGTTGAGTACATTTGTATTGACTGGAATAATCTTTTTCTCCGTCTGGATTTTTTATTCCCTCAACATTGCCCTGAATTATTTGATTGGGGCGTGCGCTTGTGTGGTTTACTTGAGAATGCTGGCTAAAGACGTTGAACAGCTTGGGGCAGAAAAAAGTCGTCTGAACAAGAATCGGTTTGCGATATTTATTGGGTTGATTATAGTAGCAACTCAATGGAATCAGCTACAGGTTCTACCCATATTTTTGGGGTTTCTGACTTATAAAGCCGCAATCATCGTCTATATGCTTCGGATTATCTTCCGACCTGACAGTCGCTAG